Below is a genomic region from Erigeron canadensis isolate Cc75 chromosome 7, C_canadensis_v1, whole genome shotgun sequence.
aaaacttaATCTTTTACTTTGGTGCTGCACTCCATGGTGAAAGTTTCACGATGCagcttctttttatttttccaagttgaaaagtttacttttttttttggcccCCGTCAATCATGGCCCCTCGGCTTGGGCCTAGGTTGCCTACCCCAAGAGCCAGCCATGTGAAATCATAAGGCTGTTTTCCGTCATCTATTTTGCTTACAAAttccgattttgatgtaatTGCAAAATTGGTCGAGGCTAGTCGTTTCCTTTGAGCGCCCTCAACATCTATTAATATGGGGCATACCACGGTCAAATTTCGTTCATGAGCTTTGTTCAATGTATACGTACTTTCCTTTAGCATTGTTTACTATTGTAGTTAGACAATGGCAACGTAAAAACCTTGTGGTTCATGAtaattatttctatttaaaatttatggaaCTTACTAACTTAATGTTGACATGTTTTAATATCTATTCTTATGTAACTGCATGATACTCTGTGCTTGGACCACCTACTGTTGCTGCACACTACATATATTGTACGAGTATTAGATACAAGTAAATGTTTTCGAGAATAATTCGTGGATTTGCTACAACCTTTATCTactaaatatattgtttaatattagataaaatgttttctaagaataaaattttcttttcaatattTTGTAATTGAAATTGTAAATGACgttatttttaaatgtattttgaaACAACAAGGTTTAGTAGTCGTCGTtcagtatatatgtatattgtattgTGATTCATGTACGTCACAACCAGTCTGGGTGCGGGTGTGACATCCGGGTATGGGATTACTTAAACCCGACCCATACCCGACCTTTGTCATCACAAAACTGCCTTTATACCTGGTCTTTATGTACATCACCTGAAAATTTACTTTGACCCATCAACAGGAAGGATGCGACTGAATAAGTCACAAATGAGTAAATTACTCTTGAATTGTATCAAGACATGTTACACTGCTGTTGTAATActactatatttatatatacttatatatattttatagttttcgAGTTTAAAACGATATaaaatcatacatatatttgtatttgtaatcCAATAAAACACCACAAAGGCTGGAAACAGTGAAACATGAATCATCACCAATTTTGTTTTGGAACAAAAAGATGAGTGTCCTCCATTTAACTTAAAGTTGGGACAACAGATTCATCATCTCTGGCCTCGGTTTATACTTGGCGATCAACGGTATAGCCTTAGGCATAGTGACCGCCGTACCTTCAGTCATATCGACCAATTCTTGACTCATCCGTTCCCAATTAAAACATTGGATAAGTGAACCTAAAGTCATCCCAACCACACGGACCGCCAACCCTTCTCCAGGACAACTCCTCCGTCCTGACCCAAATGGCATTAGCTTAAATCCATCTCGGGTCCCATCCAGCCCTTCAAACCTTTCCGGTTTAAAGATTTCAGGGTCGGTCCAAACCATCGGATCATGATGTATGGCCCATAGATTGACAAGTAGCATCGTCCCGCTTGGGATGTTATAGCCACCAACAACACAATCCTTTGACGCCTCGTGTGGAACTAGTAACGGGCCCGCCGGATTTAATCGTAGTGTCTCATTTATGATACAACGAAGGTAAGGTAAATTAGCCATGTCTGTTTCATCAACAAGACGATTGTTGCCAACGACTCTATCGATTTCGTCCTGTGCCTTTTTTAGAACTTGTGGGTGGTTTAGCAAAAGTGACATAACCCATTCCATAGTTGTGGCTGATGTATCACTTCCAGCTGCTAGTAAAGCCTGATCATATATATGTAGGAGTAATTTGCTTAGATGTCACACGGATATAACTGACCCGGCCATAAACCAAATCTAACTTGATTGAGTCATTAAAATTTTGacatagattttttttaaaaaaataaataaaataaattgttcGTTATTAATCACGGAATggtataaaaattaaacatatataataattaaggaTCTTACCAGCACAAAGCTTCGAATCATAGCATCAGTATAATATTCAGGTTCGGATTCTTGCAAGGCTAATAATACTTCAATCATCGTCTTCCTCTTATTTCCACTTTCAGTCCCTTTACTATTCCTAAGTTGCTCAATCAACCCTTGAAAGAAAACATCTCTTTTTTCTTGTAACTTGATCAACCTTTTCTCTAAACCCTTGACTCCAAACCAACTCAAAAACGGCAAGTAATCACCAATATTCGTCGCCGCAGCTAGCACAAACGTTTCAGCTAGCATTTCCAAAAATTGGTTCCCTTCTTCCACCAATTCCGGGTTCTCACCACCAAAATACCTCTTCCCAgatatcattatcatcatgatGTTCAATGTAAGTTCATAGAAAGCCAACTTTACCGCCACTTGTGACGATGAGTTAAGTAGCAATTTACGGTTTAGGAGTTTGGCTTCTTCAACACGGATGTCATGAAACTCGTTAAGACGATGGAGTGATAGTATTTCAATCGAAGCTATACGTCGAAGGTTGCGCCAATTATCTCCATAAGATGCCCATGCAACACTAGTGTAGTTTACGCCTATGATCTTTCCAAAGAGCATTTTGGGACGGTTTGcaaagatgatgtcatttttTGTGAAACATTCTTCCACCGCGGATGGGGATGAGACTACTACAACACGACGAGAGCCGAATTGGAGAAGAAGAATAGGACCATATTTGGAAGCGAGCTTGGCTAGGGTTCGATATATCGGTCGCTTGAAAAGGTAAAGGTGGCCAATTATGGGAAGGGATGGGAAGATAGttggtggaaggttggttgcttTACGACCAAAATGGGTGGCGAGGAGATAGGAAAATAACAGGATTATTATGAGGGAGATGTATACACTGGGGACCTCCATTTGTCGAAGAAATgagtgtatgtatgtgtgttatGATGTTGGAAGTTACTAATTTTTTGTTGAAATGTTAGGACAGTGATATGATATTCAATATTTTTGTATACATACAATAATGGACCAACGGTTGgttttttctatctttttgaCTCATTCTCtaattcttgtttttttttttatatctcgATAATCATTGACTTGACTGATGGGTAAGGCTTCTCTAATCGGTAAACACCTTCTTTATCATCCCTACCGTCCAACAACATCTCCAAACAACACCCATCCCATGtactaggggtgagcaaaaaccgaaaaaaatcgacaaaaccaaaccgaaaaaaccgaaaa
It encodes:
- the LOC122607522 gene encoding cytochrome P450 81Q32-like, which codes for MEVPSVYISLIIILLFSYLLATHFGRKATNLPPTIFPSLPIIGHLYLFKRPIYRTLAKLASKYGPILLLQFGSRRVVVVSSPSAVEECFTKNDIIFANRPKMLFGKIIGVNYTSVAWASYGDNWRNLRRIASIEILSLHRLNEFHDIRVEEAKLLNRKLLLNSSSQVAVKLAFYELTLNIMMIMISGKRYFGGENPELVEEGNQFLEMLAETFVLAAATNIGDYLPFLSWFGVKGLEKRLIKLQEKRDVFFQGLIEQLRNSKGTESGNKRKTMIEVLLALQESEPEYYTDAMIRSFVLALLAAGSDTSATTMEWVMSLLLNHPQVLKKAQDEIDRVVGNNRLVDETDMANLPYLRCIINETLRLNPAGPLLVPHEASKDCVVGGYNIPSGTMLLVNLWAIHHDPMVWTDPEIFKPERFEGLDGTRDGFKLMPFGSGRRSCPGEGLAVRVVGMTLGSLIQCFNWERMSQELVDMTEGTAVTMPKAIPLIAKYKPRPEMMNLLSQL